In Asticcacaulis sp. SL142, the sequence CGCCATCAAGCAGATTGGCGGCGATGATTTCAAAATCATTATAGGCCGTATGGGTGAACGCCCCGCGGCCGTTACAATCGCCCATCGCCCAGATACCGTCCACCGAAGTTTTAAGGTCATCATCGACCGTAATATAACCGCGTGCGTCGGTTTTCACCCCCGCCGCCTCCAGCCCCAGATCATCGGTATTGGGCCGGCGTCCAGTCGCCACCAAAAGATGCGATCCGGTGACGGTCTGCGCCCCGAACGACACGCTAATGCTTCCGCCGGTTTTGGATACAGCCATGTCCTCGATGCCGGTGTGGACGGTGATGCCTTCGCCCTCAAGGATATCGCGCACGGCCTCGGAAATATCGGCATCTTCACGCGCGATCAGGCGGGCCCCGCGCTCGATCACCGTGACCTGTGCCCCAAAGCGGCGGTACATCTGCGCGAACTCCAGCGCGATATAGCTGCCGCCGATGACGGTCAGATGGTCCGGCAGATGATCCAGCGTCACGATCGAGCTGTTGGTGAGATATGGAACCCCATCAAGCCCCGGAATACCGGGAATGGCTGCCCGTCCGCCGACATTGAGAAAGATTTTAGGTGCGGTAATGTCTTGGCCATTCACGCTTAAGCTTTTAGGGCCGGTAAAGCGGGCATGGCCCTCAATGATCGTGCAGCCGTCCATGCCTTTGAGCCAGTTTTCGACATTGCCGCGCGCGTCGAGCGTAACCTTATGGCTGCGGGCGGCGACGGCCTTCATGTCGACGGACACCTCTCCCACACTAATCCCGTAGTCGCCACCCCGCCGCGCCAGATGGGCGGCATAGGCACTGGCGACCAGCGCCTTGGTCGGCATACAGCCGGTATTGACGCAGGTGCCGCCGAACAGCTTGCGCTCAACTATGGCGACCTTTTGGCCCGCCTGCGTCAGCCGCCCGGCCAGAGACGGCCCCGCCTGTCCGGCCCCGATAATGATCGCGTCAAACTCTTTCACGGGAAACTCCACGGACGCCCCCTTAGACGAAATGGATCAGGGCCAGCGCCCCAAGCACGGCCACCGCGTCCTCAATAAGCGCTGCGGGCAAGTCCTTGCCAAATCGGGCCGCCAGCTTGGCCCGTACAGACGCCCCGCCATAGGTTCCAACAACCGCCCCGACGATACCCAGAACGATACCGGGGATAAGTGCGCCCACACCAATCGCCAAGGTCGCTCCGGCCAGAGCCCCAGAGACCAGCCGCGCCCCGAACTGCACCGGCACCTTGCGGCTGGGGGTTTGCGGCAACTGA encodes:
- a CDS encoding FAD-containing oxidoreductase, with translation MKEFDAIIIGAGQAGPSLAGRLTQAGQKVAIVERKLFGGTCVNTGCMPTKALVASAYAAHLARRGGDYGISVGEVSVDMKAVAARSHKVTLDARGNVENWLKGMDGCTIIEGHARFTGPKSLSVNGQDITAPKIFLNVGGRAAIPGIPGLDGVPYLTNSSIVTLDHLPDHLTVIGGSYIALEFAQMYRRFGAQVTVIERGARLIAREDADISEAVRDILEGEGITVHTGIEDMAVSKTGGSISVSFGAQTVTGSHLLVATGRRPNTDDLGLEAAGVKTDARGYITVDDDLKTSVDGIWAMGDCNGRGAFTHTAYNDFEIIAANLLDGAARKVSDRILGYALYIDPPLGRVGMTVAEAEKTGRPLLVSTRPMTRVGRAIEKGETKGFMKVAADAETKKILGAAILGTSGDEAIHGILDMMNAGATVDQLQWAVPIHPTVSELIPTLLGDLKQHKA
- a CDS encoding DUF4126 family protein is translated as MIFIVTFLMGVIAGLRAMTPLAAASWAAYLGWVSVAGTPLEFMGNQWAPWIFTLLAIGELITDQLPQTPSRKVPVQFGARLVSGALAGATLAIGVGALIPGIVLGIVGAVVGTYGGASVRAKLAARFGKDLPAALIEDAVAVLGALALIHFV